One Punica granatum isolate Tunisia-2019 chromosome 3, ASM765513v2, whole genome shotgun sequence genomic window carries:
- the LOC116200164 gene encoding transcription factor E2FB-like isoform X1: MLSSSRPRLRGRIVLWTRVLSSMRFLVLADTLILLIEHSTPVSGKSTKTNRSYRSKAGSQTPNANVGSPSGNNQTPIGPCRYDSPLGLLTKKFVNLLKHTEGGTLDLNKAA; the protein is encoded by the exons ATGCTATCGTCGTCAAGACCCCG GTTAAGAGGAAGAATAGTGCTTTGGACAAGAGTGCTGAGTTCAATGAGATTCCTAGTGTTAGCGGACACGTTGATCTTGTTAATAGAGCACTCCACCCCTGTATCAGGAAAATCGACAAAGACCAACAGGAGTTATCGATCCAAGGCTGGATCACAAACGCCCAATGCAAATGTTG GTTCTCCTTCCGGCAATAATCAGACTCCCATTGGTCCATGCCGTTATGACAGCCCTCTAG GTCTTCTGACGAAGAAGTTTGTTAACCTGCTGAAGCACACTGAAGGTGGAACTCTTGATCTGAACAAAGCTGCTTAG
- the LOC116200164 gene encoding transcription factor E2FB-like isoform X2: MLSSSRPRLRGRIVLWTRVLSSMRFLVLADTLILLIEHSTPVSGKSTKTNRSYRSKAGSQTPNANVGSPSGNNQTPIGPCRYDSPLGLLTKKFVNLLKHTEGAKETDL; encoded by the exons ATGCTATCGTCGTCAAGACCCCG GTTAAGAGGAAGAATAGTGCTTTGGACAAGAGTGCTGAGTTCAATGAGATTCCTAGTGTTAGCGGACACGTTGATCTTGTTAATAGAGCACTCCACCCCTGTATCAGGAAAATCGACAAAGACCAACAGGAGTTATCGATCCAAGGCTGGATCACAAACGCCCAATGCAAATGTTG GTTCTCCTTCCGGCAATAATCAGACTCCCATTGGTCCATGCCGTTATGACAGCCCTCTAG GTCTTCTGACGAAGAAGTTTGTTAACCTGCTGAAGCACACTGAAG GTGCAAAAGAGACGGATCTATGA